The Hyperthermus butylicus DSM 5456 genome includes a region encoding these proteins:
- the cca gene encoding CCA tRNA nucleotidyltransferase: MKTGIAGSSGCPHTKVEKQVLAMVAPTTGEREKARKAVEEATRLLDAVLKELGVKDYEVRVEGSYAKDTWLSGELDIDLFILLPRSKCLDLIHAGLIDQIEEKLAKLGLRTERRYAQHPYARVLVHSYWVEVVPACRVEKPGEVVTAVDRTPLHTRYILGRLEPHQRDEVRLLKSFLKGIGVYGAEIAVEGFSGYLAELLIAAYGCFRNVIAEAAKWKPPVIVDVNGAGYSRKELLEKFGDKPMIVVDPVDPSRNAAAAVSTRSLAELVLAAKMYLREPRMEFFHVARTPPTTPQQAVASSGERVSNMVLLLLEPPQRVPPDTLWGVGKRALRLAVNLLERWGFHVIDYRVTACTEGRILACIELEERVTPPYTLHRGPPAWSGHALRFLEKYATDPNAYGPWIDEEGRLVVIRARRYQDAIHLLRDRAWEWLPGSASGYKVEVHPLLQGLLERRIEECELECLASLAVKKPAWMRRLYHSQKP, from the coding sequence ATGAAGACCGGCATCGCCGGCAGCAGCGGCTGCCCCCATACCAAGGTCGAGAAACAAGTACTAGCTATGGTTGCACCCACCACGGGTGAGCGCGAAAAGGCGCGTAAAGCTGTAGAGGAGGCCACCAGGCTTCTCGACGCTGTACTGAAAGAACTTGGAGTCAAGGACTATGAGGTACGTGTCGAGGGAAGCTATGCAAAGGATACCTGGCTTAGCGGCGAGCTAGACATAGACCTCTTCATACTCCTCCCGAGAAGCAAGTGCCTAGACCTGATACACGCCGGGCTGATAGACCAGATTGAGGAGAAACTGGCCAAGCTCGGCTTGCGCACTGAACGCAGGTATGCCCAGCATCCATACGCAAGAGTACTAGTTCACAGCTACTGGGTTGAGGTGGTGCCAGCTTGTCGCGTGGAGAAGCCTGGAGAGGTTGTTACTGCTGTTGACAGGACCCCCCTTCACACAAGGTATATACTTGGAAGGCTAGAGCCCCATCAGCGTGACGAGGTTAGGCTTCTCAAGAGCTTCCTTAAGGGAATAGGTGTTTATGGTGCTGAAATAGCTGTGGAGGGATTTTCCGGCTACCTAGCAGAACTACTAATCGCAGCCTATGGCTGCTTTCGTAATGTTATAGCTGAGGCTGCCAAGTGGAAACCACCAGTGATAGTTGACGTGAATGGGGCCGGCTATAGCCGTAAGGAGCTCCTGGAAAAGTTTGGCGATAAACCCATGATAGTTGTTGATCCCGTAGACCCATCGAGGAATGCGGCAGCAGCAGTCTCGACACGATCACTTGCAGAGCTTGTTCTCGCAGCAAAAATGTACCTCAGGGAACCCCGCATGGAGTTCTTCCACGTAGCCAGAACCCCCCCTACGACGCCCCAACAAGCAGTAGCAAGTAGTGGTGAGCGTGTGTCAAACATGGTGCTACTACTCCTAGAGCCACCGCAGAGAGTGCCCCCCGACACACTATGGGGGGTTGGCAAGCGAGCCCTAAGGCTAGCAGTAAACCTGCTAGAGAGATGGGGCTTCCACGTAATAGACTACAGGGTTACAGCATGCACAGAAGGGAGAATACTAGCCTGTATCGAGTTGGAAGAGAGGGTAACCCCGCCATACACACTGCACCGGGGCCCACCGGCCTGGAGTGGGCACGCGCTACGCTTCCTCGAGAAGTACGCCACCGATCCAAACGCCTATGGGCCCTGGATTGACGAGGAGGGCCGGCTGGTAGTGATTAGGGCTAGGAGGTACCAGGACGCTATACACCTCCTACGCGACCGGGCATGGGAATGGCTCCCCGGCAGCGCTAGTGGGTACAAGGTGGAG
- a CDS encoding HD domain-containing protein — protein sequence MDWFMERAKSVYAQLLAKAESIEDENLRKITLELLKNPVITFVKVEPKITFFESPAAPRKHHAYPGGLLDHTLGVTLIAEKLVDVYGSVYGASIDRDVVIAAALLHDLFKYYQYELDPLTGGYRPRSDWYLGHDFAMVAELSTRGAPDKLIRAIAEAHGTVPFSMLESQIVHRADSTDSEMISQIQDIIWRVCLDIELEKPDAKAVKVFNEALRRRSIFDYAKIYYTGGRDALREYIKKTLGLD from the coding sequence GTGGACTGGTTCATGGAGCGAGCTAAGAGCGTGTACGCACAGCTACTGGCCAAGGCCGAATCCATAGAGGATGAGAACCTCCGAAAAATAACACTTGAACTGCTCAAAAACCCTGTAATTACTTTTGTAAAGGTTGAGCCTAAGATAACCTTCTTTGAGAGCCCAGCAGCCCCGAGGAAGCACCACGCGTACCCTGGGGGCCTCCTAGACCATACTCTCGGCGTTACGCTGATAGCTGAGAAGCTCGTCGATGTCTATGGCAGCGTCTATGGCGCCTCTATAGATCGTGACGTTGTTATAGCAGCAGCGCTGCTCCATGACCTATTTAAGTATTACCAGTATGAGCTTGACCCCCTAACCGGCGGCTACCGGCCGCGGAGCGACTGGTACCTAGGCCACGACTTTGCAATGGTTGCCGAACTCTCCACCCGCGGTGCTCCTGACAAGCTGATAAGGGCGATAGCTGAGGCGCATGGGACGGTACCGTTTAGCATGCTTGAGTCGCAAATTGTACATAGGGCTGATAGCACTGATTCTGAGATGATATCCCAAATACAAGATATTATATGGAGGGTATGTCTCGACATAGAGCTCGAGAAGCCAGATGCAAAGGCGGTAAAGGTGTTCAACGAGGCGCTGAGGAGACGTTCAATATTCGATTATGCAAAGATATACTATACTGGGGGCCGCGACGCGTTAAGGGAGTATATTAAGAAGACGCTCGGCTTAGACTAA
- a CDS encoding NAD(P)-binding protein — MTIRYDYVIIGAGPAGAALARFLTDKGFRVKVYDIAPYPGFKPCGWAVPLQVEDYIDIPVDAILTEIRGFRVYVDGELAHEKYGKLQGYIIDKPAFLKHLLEGIPFERRIVELTPELRPVKQLEEAKEIVVATGSVTPHRGIRDQIYAVQAIVRTSEPHDTTIMELWFDSSLVGYYWVFPRSRYTVDIGVGGYGEPREFRQKLIEFIRKRVKGPVEMTPIRGAAINIGGANPSLLIRDIPVIGEAAGFVYPLTGEGIRPSIASAYALTRYIASGEDPGKTLSRIVHWIGVQRKLLEKIKTARPETRAKLLRSIPTDLLPLIGIGNVSTIKLLGLIARMPSRLAEILRTLVQKT; from the coding sequence ATGACTATTAGGTATGATTACGTAATCATAGGGGCCGGCCCGGCTGGCGCAGCGCTAGCACGTTTCCTAACCGATAAGGGGTTTAGGGTCAAGGTATATGACATAGCCCCATACCCTGGATTTAAGCCGTGCGGATGGGCTGTCCCGCTGCAAGTAGAGGACTACATTGACATACCGGTTGATGCTATCCTAACTGAGATACGCGGCTTTAGAGTCTATGTCGACGGCGAACTAGCCCATGAGAAGTACGGCAAACTCCAGGGCTACATTATAGACAAGCCTGCATTCCTCAAACACTTGCTCGAAGGCATACCTTTCGAGCGGAGGATTGTGGAGCTTACACCTGAGCTTAGGCCTGTCAAGCAGCTCGAAGAAGCAAAGGAAATCGTTGTAGCTACGGGCTCGGTGACTCCACACCGCGGCATTAGGGATCAAATATATGCTGTCCAGGCAATAGTCAGGACTAGCGAGCCACACGACACTACTATTATGGAGCTGTGGTTTGACAGCAGCCTCGTAGGCTACTACTGGGTCTTCCCACGCTCTCGCTATACCGTAGACATTGGCGTGGGCGGCTATGGCGAGCCAAGAGAGTTTCGCCAGAAGCTTATAGAGTTCATAAGGAAGAGAGTGAAAGGCCCAGTCGAGATGACACCAATACGCGGCGCAGCTATAAACATTGGAGGAGCAAATCCAAGCCTCCTCATAAGGGATATACCGGTGATAGGTGAGGCTGCAGGCTTTGTATACCCGCTTACCGGCGAGGGTATAAGGCCCTCAATAGCATCCGCATATGCCCTGACAAGATACATAGCTAGCGGCGAGGACCCAGGCAAAACACTGAGCAGAATAGTCCACTGGATAGGCGTACAACGCAAACTTCTCGAGAAAATAAAGACAGCAAGGCCCGAAACAAGAGCAAAGCTACTAAGAAGTATACCAACCGACCTACTACCACTCATAGGAATAGGCAATGTCTCAACAATCAAGCTGCTAGGGCTAATAGCCAGGATGCCCTCTAGGCTAGCAGAAATCCTCCGTACACTAGTGCAGAAGACCTAG
- a CDS encoding polyprenyl synthetase family protein — MQQIGTSYGGLVEHWKKLRSLVDDAIKQWIARLPEAHAVRVAEYIARGGKRFRGFLVLEIARSLGGRIEDALDAAVAVELIHASSLALDDIIDEDVERRGQKAAWVEYGVKKTVMTVYLLVTFAHKIVEERYGFRATSRTITATLNISRGEVLDAFTDPDSLPPEYYLETVKLKTASLFRLAGELGAIVAGREDLYGEAGLYGEYLGLMYQVADDIVDSRTGTISFPSARMFRKWLGSEGIEKAYKFIANLLTEAEKLAEKLAATPDSYLPILPEFIVSAMLGPDIERVKAYTSRVTRFNPPRHVPRGDNRV; from the coding sequence ATGCAGCAAATAGGCACCAGCTATGGAGGCCTGGTTGAGCACTGGAAGAAGCTCCGGTCACTAGTAGATGATGCTATCAAGCAGTGGATAGCTCGGCTTCCAGAAGCGCATGCTGTAAGGGTTGCAGAGTATATCGCGAGAGGTGGAAAGCGATTTAGAGGCTTTCTAGTCCTCGAAATAGCTAGAAGCCTTGGAGGCCGCATAGAAGATGCGCTCGATGCTGCTGTAGCTGTAGAGCTTATACACGCCTCAAGCCTTGCACTTGACGACATAATAGACGAGGATGTGGAGCGGAGGGGCCAGAAAGCTGCTTGGGTCGAGTATGGTGTTAAGAAGACGGTTATGACTGTCTATCTTCTTGTAACATTTGCTCATAAGATAGTCGAGGAAAGGTACGGGTTTAGAGCTACAAGCCGCACAATAACCGCCACTCTCAACATCTCTCGCGGCGAAGTTCTCGATGCGTTTACGGATCCTGATAGTCTTCCCCCAGAATACTATCTTGAAACTGTTAAGCTGAAGACAGCATCCCTCTTCCGCTTAGCTGGCGAGCTTGGCGCCATTGTTGCAGGCCGCGAAGACCTTTACGGCGAGGCCGGACTCTACGGTGAGTACCTCGGCTTAATGTACCAGGTTGCAGACGACATTGTAGACAGCAGGACAGGTACCATCAGTTTCCCCTCGGCGAGAATGTTTAGAAAGTGGCTAGGCAGTGAAGGGATAGAGAAAGCTTACAAATTCATAGCAAACCTGCTCACAGAAGCTGAAAAGCTAGCAGAAAAGCTAGCCGCTACACCCGACTCCTATCTTCCTATACTACCAGAGTTTATTGTCAGCGCAATGCTTGGTCCAGACATTGAGCGCGTCAAAGCCTATACGTCCCGGGTAACCCGGTTTAACCCTCCACGTCATGTACCCCGAGGGGATAACCGGGTATGA
- a CDS encoding DNA polymerase sliding clamp: MAKARLSYPDAKSFYNMLDAISKIVDELAMTITPNGVKAIALDPAHVALMVMELPPESFIEYEVEDEVKLGFNVANIAKIIKRGKKGDKLDIEVDEDRVTWSIVGATIKRYRLLNLDVPVPELPEAELEFKVHVSLIVDPFKNALKDAEAVGDTVELEAPDDTTLIIRGVGAAVAETKIRSDTPAVVEFNVEEPSKSAYSIEYLKHMLSLTKVADTITIEFAQDMPLRLQFRLPAGGNVTYLLAPKAA, encoded by the coding sequence ATGGCTAAGGCAAGACTGTCATACCCTGACGCAAAATCGTTTTACAACATGCTTGATGCGATATCGAAAATTGTTGATGAGCTTGCAATGACTATAACGCCTAATGGCGTAAAAGCGATAGCCCTTGACCCAGCCCATGTAGCGCTAATGGTCATGGAGCTGCCGCCAGAAAGCTTCATAGAGTACGAGGTTGAGGATGAAGTGAAGCTTGGTTTTAATGTTGCTAACATAGCGAAGATAATTAAGAGGGGTAAGAAGGGCGATAAGCTAGACATAGAAGTCGACGAGGATAGGGTTACATGGTCTATTGTTGGAGCTACGATCAAAAGGTATAGACTGCTAAATCTTGACGTGCCGGTGCCAGAGCTACCAGAGGCAGAGCTTGAGTTTAAGGTACACGTTTCACTGATAGTGGATCCGTTCAAGAACGCACTAAAAGATGCTGAAGCCGTCGGGGATACTGTTGAGCTAGAGGCACCAGACGACACGACACTAATCATACGTGGTGTCGGAGCTGCAGTAGCGGAGACAAAGATTAGGAGTGATACGCCTGCCGTAGTGGAGTTTAATGTTGAGGAGCCCTCCAAGTCAGCCTATAGTATAGAGTACTTGAAGCATATGCTTTCGCTGACAAAGGTTGCAGACACGATAACCATAGAATTTGCGCAGGACATGCCGCTAAGGCTACAGTTCAGGTTACCTGCTGGCGGCAACGTGACATATCTCCTAGCGCCGAAAGCGGCATAG
- a CDS encoding ATP-grasp domain-containing protein, whose amino-acid sequence MAKIAVLHHTPRPTWSSRQLLKAIADTGSTPLYILWNYISAELGTPSCPLKYRGRCLNVDAIIVRGLGRGLSIERYAVRRAILEAAESWGYVVVNPPEGLFRARDKFTSLRILQEAGIPVPRTLVTEDPTTALHAVEQLGDVVFKPIIGSLGLGSFRVKDTDTAYHIINLLLTLNQPLYIQKYLEKPGNRDLRVFVVGDHVVAAMYRIAPRNSWKTNIAQGAKPVPATVRDEVAKAVIRAVKVLGLVYAGVDVIEYDENRYAVIEVNASPLWRGLQSATGVNPARYIVEKVLELVKK is encoded by the coding sequence GTGGCTAAAATAGCAGTACTGCACCACACCCCTAGGCCCACGTGGAGTAGCCGACAGTTACTAAAGGCCATAGCCGATACGGGCTCGACACCACTCTACATTCTCTGGAACTACATATCTGCAGAACTTGGAACTCCATCATGCCCGTTAAAATATAGAGGCAGATGCCTCAACGTGGACGCTATCATAGTGCGGGGCCTCGGCAGGGGGCTCAGCATAGAGAGGTATGCGGTGAGGAGAGCTATTCTAGAGGCAGCGGAATCGTGGGGCTACGTAGTTGTAAACCCGCCAGAGGGACTCTTCCGTGCCAGGGACAAGTTTACGAGTCTACGAATACTACAGGAGGCGGGGATACCCGTCCCCCGGACACTGGTTACAGAGGATCCTACCACTGCACTACATGCTGTAGAACAGCTCGGTGACGTAGTGTTTAAACCTATAATAGGTAGTCTAGGCCTTGGCTCATTCCGCGTAAAGGATACCGATACGGCCTACCATATCATAAACCTTCTGCTAACCCTCAACCAGCCCCTCTACATACAAAAATACCTGGAAAAGCCGGGCAATAGGGATCTTCGCGTATTCGTTGTCGGCGACCACGTGGTAGCTGCAATGTACCGCATTGCACCACGAAATAGTTGGAAAACAAATATAGCTCAAGGAGCAAAACCTGTACCAGCAACAGTCCGTGATGAAGTAGCAAAGGCTGTTATCCGCGCTGTAAAGGTACTAGGCCTAGTCTACGCCGGTGTAGACGTGATAGAGTATGATGAGAATCGGTATGCAGTCATAGAGGTTAATGCCTCACCACTCTGGCGCGGACTACAATCAGCAACTGGGGTAAACCCTGCAAGATACATTGTTGAAAAAGTACTCGAACTTGTGAAGAAGTAG
- a CDS encoding S-methyl-5'-thioadenosine phosphorylase — MPDFPPKPSVKADIAIIGGSGLYDPGVLENAKEYKIYTPYGEPSDYIIVGELGGKRVAFLPRHGRGHRIPPHKINYRANIWALKMLGVKWVIAVSAVGSLREDYKPGDIVVPDQFIDMTKSRVYTFFDEGIVAHVSMADPFCEHLRQEIISTARELGYRVHPRGTYICIEGPRFSTRAESRVWREVFKADIIGMTLVPEVNLACEAQLCYATIALVTDYDVWAERPVTAEEVARVMKENTEKAKKILYKLIPRLPPEPDKARCSCCSSLETALL, encoded by the coding sequence TTGCCCGACTTTCCCCCGAAACCATCCGTAAAAGCCGATATAGCCATAATAGGAGGTAGCGGCCTCTATGACCCCGGAGTCCTCGAGAACGCCAAGGAGTACAAAATCTACACACCATATGGAGAGCCTAGCGACTACATAATTGTTGGAGAGCTTGGGGGAAAGCGTGTAGCATTCCTACCAAGGCATGGCAGGGGACACAGAATTCCGCCACACAAGATAAACTATAGAGCGAACATTTGGGCTCTCAAGATGCTTGGCGTAAAGTGGGTTATTGCCGTCTCTGCTGTAGGCTCCCTACGAGAAGACTACAAACCTGGAGACATAGTTGTGCCAGACCAGTTTATAGACATGACTAAGAGCCGTGTATATACATTCTTCGACGAGGGCATAGTAGCCCACGTGAGTATGGCCGACCCGTTCTGCGAGCACCTACGCCAGGAAATAATTAGCACTGCGAGAGAGCTAGGCTACAGGGTTCATCCCAGAGGTACATACATCTGTATTGAGGGGCCACGCTTCTCGACGAGAGCTGAAAGCAGAGTCTGGCGGGAGGTATTCAAAGCAGACATTATAGGAATGACTCTGGTGCCCGAAGTAAACCTAGCTTGTGAGGCACAGCTATGCTATGCAACCATAGCACTAGTCACCGATTATGACGTCTGGGCTGAGCGGCCAGTAACAGCTGAAGAGGTTGCTAGGGTTATGAAGGAGAACACTGAGAAGGCCAAGAAGATACTCTACAAGCTAATACCCCGCCTGCCACCCGAACCCGACAAGGCGAGGTGCAGTTGCTGCAGCTCACTAGAGACAGCACTCCTCTAA
- a CDS encoding class I SAM-dependent methyltransferase gives MNGTRHEWGFVEIYEYRPRRLVIPGFLLSKLKTACRKDSSNSIVFARRTQYYEYSVEILCSRDEVNITINGEHVFSLAPSSLPSRIRDDVIYFFDEHNNRLLPVEVRSNEGYMRLYFTAELDAPTLLINGIHMHRIVGVRGPLHDSQLKVSRLGVRRGDRVLDTCTGLGYTTIIASSRGATVYTIEVSEYVLSIASLNPASWLLANENVRIVHADATIAVELLPDEYFDKILHDPPRFNMAGELYSLEFYQQLYRVLKPGGKLYHYTGVPLQARSRRLSPIVRGVIERLRRAGFERVWFDKQTQGVIAVKPR, from the coding sequence GTGAACGGAACGAGACACGAGTGGGGCTTTGTCGAAATCTACGAGTATAGGCCGCGTAGGCTAGTCATACCTGGATTTCTCCTTTCAAAGCTGAAGACTGCATGCCGTAAGGACAGTAGCAATAGTATTGTGTTCGCACGCAGAACGCAATATTACGAGTATAGTGTTGAAATCCTATGCAGCAGAGACGAAGTAAACATCACCATTAATGGCGAACATGTGTTCAGCCTAGCTCCTAGCTCACTACCAAGCAGGATTAGGGATGACGTTATCTACTTCTTTGACGAGCATAACAACAGACTCCTACCAGTTGAAGTTAGATCAAACGAGGGCTATATGAGGCTCTACTTTACAGCCGAGCTTGACGCACCTACCCTGCTCATAAACGGCATACACATGCACCGCATTGTAGGAGTTAGAGGTCCTCTTCACGATTCGCAACTCAAAGTTTCCAGGCTAGGTGTTAGGAGGGGCGATAGAGTCCTTGATACATGTACAGGGCTAGGCTATACAACGATAATAGCTTCAAGTAGAGGGGCAACGGTCTACACTATAGAGGTTAGCGAGTATGTGCTCTCAATAGCGTCGCTCAACCCTGCAAGCTGGCTCCTAGCTAACGAAAACGTGAGAATAGTACATGCCGATGCTACTATAGCTGTAGAACTACTTCCCGACGAATACTTCGACAAGATATTGCATGACCCTCCCCGCTTCAATATGGCTGGAGAACTCTACAGCCTAGAGTTCTATCAGCAGCTCTACAGAGTACTGAAGCCAGGTGGCAAGTTGTATCACTACACAGGTGTACCACTCCAGGCTAGGAGTAGAAGGCTCAGCCCCATAGTGAGAGGAGTTATTGAGAGACTTAGGAGAGCAGGGTTTGAGCGAGTATGGTTTGACAAACAAACCCAAGGGGTTATCGCGGTAAAACCCCGCTAA
- a CDS encoding SWIM zinc finger family protein, whose product MYSSRKGRPNPALLLKSARLVNQRRIIYVRLGPDGLRALVRGDNDIYIVFYNPEKGMLKCTCPAGMRGKLCKHALAVKTYVDTMYTRTRMYVDQPKPPSSALSVSRIHHA is encoded by the coding sequence ATGTACTCTTCGCGAAAGGGAAGACCTAACCCAGCCCTGCTATTGAAATCAGCAAGACTCGTAAACCAGAGGAGGATAATATACGTAAGGCTGGGTCCCGATGGTCTTAGAGCACTTGTACGTGGAGACAATGATATCTACATAGTATTCTACAACCCGGAGAAGGGCATGCTGAAGTGTACGTGTCCTGCTGGTATGCGCGGCAAACTATGCAAACATGCCCTCGCAGTAAAGACCTATGTTGACACAATGTATACCAGGACAAGGATGTATGTGGATCAGCCGAAACCTCCCTCATCAGCTCTCAGTGTGAGTCGTATTCATCACGCCTAG